GGCGAACACGTAGAAGTCCGCATAGCCCGCGAGCGAAAACGAGTTGGGCGTGTTGGGCGGCGGGTTGGGAAAGGCTTTCGCAAAACGCATTTTCCATTCACCCATCGGGCCGGTCTTCTCGCCCATGAATTGTTCGGAGTTGATCCAGAGCGAATAGAATCCGTCGGCTGCCGGTCCGGCAAGTTTCGGTACGACCGTGTCGCCGAAGACGGTGTCTCCGAGCAGCTTCGAGGTTATTCCGGCGCGCTTGAGCTGCGGAAGAAGACGTCCGCCGTCGGCCGGAAGCCCGCACAGGTACATGGCATCCGGGTTTGCGGACTTGATCGCGTTTGCTTGAGCCGTAAAGTCGGTGTCACCGCTCTTGAACTTTTCTTGCAAAACGACTTTGATGCCCTGATCGGCGAGCCGCGGAATCATGAATGGCAGTACCGTCGTACAAAATGCTTCGTCGCTCGAAAGAAAGCCGACGGTGTGCGCTTTGAACGTTTGGCCCAGAACTTTGGCAGCGTATGCGGCAACATCTGCGCGTACGACGGTCATGCCGCTGAAGACGTAGGGGCTATAGTTTTGCAGGACGCGCGGGTCGCTCGCGAGCGAGTCGTAGTACAAGAACTTCGACTGCTGAATCAACGGAATCACCGAGGCCGTCGAGGTGCTCGTGCCGCCCCCGAAGATCGCGAAGACTTTGTCTTGATCCATCAAGCGGCGCACCGCGGAGATGCCGCCTTCGGCCGTGCCGGCGTCGTCTTCGTACACGACGTCAATGTGACGGCCATTGATCCCCCCGTGCGCGTTGATCTCGTCGACCGCCATCTGCGTTCCGGCCTTGAAACCCTGCCCAACCGTACTGGCCGGACCAGTCAGCGAGACTTGCACGCCGATCAGAATACTTTTTGCACCCAGACCTTGGACGCCCGCGGCGCGTGCCGGAACGTACGCAAGCGTCGAGACGAGCGCGACGAGTGCGACCCAAGCGAAAAAGCGGATTCCCCTCATACCTTGACTCCTTTGGTTGACGCCGAGTGAATTTCGAAGAAACGCTCGGCGTTGCGATAGAAAATTTTCTCGAGAATCTCGGGCGCGTAACCTTCCTTCGTCCAATCCAGGACCAGCCGTTCGTAGGTGAACAACGGAAAGTCGGCGCCGAACATGACGCGGTCTTTGAGGCGGCGCGATATCTCGTGTTTGAGCGCGGGCGTGTGATACTTCGGCGACCAGCCATGCAGCTCGTACCAAACATTCGGCTTGTGCAGCATGATCGCGATCATCTCGTCTTGCCACGGCCACGCTGGTCGCGCAGCGATGATCGTGAGATCGGGGTGCGAAGCAGCGACCTCGTCGAGATGCCGTGGATGCGTTGCATCCAGGCGAATGCCGCCGCCGCCGGGTAAGCCGGCTCCGGCACCGGTCGTTCCGACGAAGATTAGCGCGGGCGCTCCCGCGTCGGTGCACATCTGATAGAAGGGCTCCCAGGCGGGATCGCTCGCGGCTGTGGAGCCGGCGCTCGAAACAGCGAGCCCGCAAAATCCGGCGCCGGCGCGCAAGCAATACTCAAACTCATCGAGCGCGGGCCTGCCGGCTTTGGGATCGACATGAATCCAATTCCCGATCACGCAGTCCGGGTACGTGCGCTGGTACTCGAACGCATAGTCATGGATCTGGCGCGCTTCCCCGCCGATCAGCCCCTTGTCGAATCCGAAGTCGAGGATAACGCGGACGCCGCTCTGACGGAAGTACTGAGCCTGTTCCTCTTCCGTATAATAGCGCGGCTTCGAACGCCAGGTGTGTTGCTGCTGTTCGAGTTGCTCGGGCGTGCGCAGAACGTAGCCGCGCTTCGTACCCCAGTGCGAGTGCATGTCGATCAGCTTCATGCCGTCGCCTTGGACTCGATGAGATCGCGCAGGCGCCCCTTTTGGACTTTACCGGTCGGAGTACGTGGTAGGACTTCGATCTGCTCGAGACGCTCGGGCAGCTTGTATTTGGCAATTTGGGGAGCCAGAAACGCGCTCATCTCTTCGAATCCGAAGGTCATCCCAGGCCGAACGACGACGCACGCGACGACTTGTTCGCCGGTTCGCGGATGCGGCGTCCCGATCACGGCGCAATCAGCGATGGCGGGATGCTTGAAGAGCACCTCTTCGATTTCGCGCGGATAGATGTTGGCGCCGCCGCGAATGATCATCTCTTTCTTGCGGCCGACGATCTTGAGGTAACCGTCGGAATCGAGAACGCCAAGGTCTCCGGTCTTGAACCAATTATCCTTGGTGAAGGCGCGCTCGTTCGCCGACGCGTTGTTGTAATATCCCGGCGTCACCGAAGGACCAATGTTTGCAATCTCGCCGGCGGTACCGACTGGAACATCCTGATCGTTCTCATCCAAGATGCGCAGCGGTACCTCGGGAACTTGGCGTCCGACGAGTCCGACCACGCGCTCGGGATCGTCACCCGTAAGCGTTTGCGCCTGCGAACCGGTTTCGAGCATCCCGTACATTTCTAGGAGCCGTCCCGGAATTTCGCGTTCGGCGCGCAGGATGACTTCGATCGGGCAAGATGCGCCGCCGACGACATATGCGCGCAGCGAGGTGAGATCGTATTTCTTCAGATCGGCATGATCGAGCATCGCGATCACCGCTGCCGGTGCGGACGCGAAGTGGGTGATCTTCTCGCGCTCGATCTGTTGCATCATCAGTCCCGCATCGAAACGATCCATCAAAACGGCCTTCGCGCCGGCAAGGATGGCTTCGACGATCAGCATGAGCCCCCAGTTAAGGCCGACGGGTAAGAAGATAAGCGTCGCGCCGTCCTCACCCAGGAGTTGATTGCGGTTGCAGACGTAGCACGCACAGATCGTCGTGTTATATGTGTGCTGCACGGCCTTCGGATCGCCGGTCGTTCCCGACGTAAACGCGACACGGCAGAGATCGTTGCCCTTGGGACGTCGCGGACGCAGCGCAGCATCATCGATCTTTTGCGAGCGATCGGCAAGGAACGCACGGAGATCGAATGTTCCGCTCGGGATATTGTCGCCGACCATCATGAGATGCTTCAGCCGCGGCAAGCGTGCGCGCATCTCGTCGACCATCGGAGCGTATGCGAAGCCGCGGAACTCCTGCGCGAAGACGAAACACGTTGCTTCTGCGAACGAAAGGATGAACTCGACTTCCTTGGCTCGGAAGTCGGCATGAAACTGGCAGAACGGAATCCCCACCAGCATCGCAGCGTTCACGGCGATCGCAAACTCGGTCCAATTCGGAAGCTGAATCGCGACGACGTCCTCGCGCGTGATCCCCATCTCGACGAATTTCGTTGCGAGCCGCTGGACTGCGCCCCAATACTCGCCGTACGTGATTCGCAAACGGCCATCTACGAGCGCAATACGATCCGGAAACCGGCGAGCGTTCTCTTCGAGAACTTCGCAAGCCGTCGTCTGGGTCCAAAGCCCTGCCGTCTCGTACTGCTTGATGACGGCAGGGGTCAGTCGTTCTCTCAGGAGTTGCATCGCGTTTCCCTCACAATAGGCTGCGGATCGTCCCTCCGTCGGCTTGAATCGCCGTGCCCGTGACGTAGCCGGCACGGGTCGAGCACAAAAAGGCCGCCAGCGCCGCGATGTCCTCCGGCTCACCTGCGTGGCCCACCGGGATTCGCTTGACGTCTTCGGCGACCATCTCTTGATAGTCGCGACCAGAACGCTCGGCTTCGTATCGTAGCACGATCTCGAGCCGTTCGGTGTTGATGCGTCCCGGCATAATCGTATTGATCGTGATGCCGTCGCCGGCGATCTCGAGCGACAGCGTTTTCGCAAAACCGAAGAGCCCCGCCCAAGTCGAAACGGAAAGCCCGTATTGCGGGATCGGCGACTTCGCGGACGTGGCCGTTATGTTGATGATGCGGCCCCACGCGTTTTTTTGCATGTGCGGAACGCACAGCCGCGTCATTCGAACCGCGGAGAGAAAATTGCGTTCGATAGCTTTCAGCCAAGCAGCGTCATCAAACTTCATTAGATCGCCGAGCGGCGGCGCACCATCGTTGTTGACGAGGATGTCGAGACGTCCACGCGCGGCTACGGTGTCGCCGACTACGCGCTCGTTGTCGGCGGCCTTCGTCCAATCACCCGGAATTTGCAAGACGTCGGCGCCGGTGAGCTCTTTGATCTTCTTTGCAGCATTCGCGAGATTTTCGGCTTTGCGCGAGGTGATCGTCACTTGCGCGCCTTCTTGCGCAAGCTCGCGTGCGATCGCAAATCCGATTCCTTGTGCCGAACCGCACACGATTGCGGCTTTGCCGCGAAGTCCCAAGTCCACTATTTCGCCTCCACGAGCTGCGCGAGGGACGGCTTTTGAACTTTCCCGGTCGGCGTGCGCGGAAGCTCGTCGAGGACGATCAAACGCTCGGGTAGTTTGTAGCGCGCAATGCGGGGCTCGAGGAACGCAATCATGTCGTCAAACCCAAAGTGTTGGCCTGGACGAAGGACGACGCACGCCACCGCCGTCTCGCCCAGACGTGGGTGCGGGACTCCGACGATCGCGCAGTCGGCAACCTTCGGATGTTCGAAGAGCACCTCTTCGATCTCGCGCGGATAGATGTTGGCTCCGCCGCGAATGATCATCTCTTTCGTTCGCCCTGCTATGCGCAGCAATCCGCTGGTGTCGAATACGCCGAGATCACCGGTGCGGAAGAACCCGTCTGCGGTGAACGCCCGCTTGTTCGCATCGGGATTCTCGTAGTAGCCAAACATCACCGACGGCCCGAAGCACTCGATTTCGCCGACCGTTTCTGCGGGGACAAGACGATCTTCGGCATCGCATACACGCACCTGCGCCTCGCGCACGGGCCGTCCGACGGTTCCGGCGACGAGCTGATAGTCGTCTTCGATGTACGTCCGCGATTGGACGCCGGATTCGAGCATACCGTACATCTCGAGAACGCGTGCACCAAAACGTTGTTGCGCGCGTTTCATAACCTCGATCGGACATGACGCGCCGCCCGATACGATCACTTCGAGCGAGGTGAGATCGTAGTTCCCGCCGTCGGCCGCGTCCATCATCGTGACGAGGCTTGCAGGGGCGGTGACGAAATGCGTGATGCGCTCGCGCTCGATGATCTCGAGCGCCTTTCGCGCCTCGAAGCGTTCCATGTACACGATCTTGCAGCCGGAGAACAACGACTGCTTGGTGCAGCCGAGTCCCCAATTGAGTCCGACCGGTAGAAACAGCAGCATGGCGCTCTGCTCGCTCATGCGTTGATCGCGCGCCGAGGAACGTGCCGTGCAGCTTG
Above is a genomic segment from Candidatus Baltobacteraceae bacterium containing:
- a CDS encoding ABC transporter substrate-binding protein produces the protein MRGIRFFAWVALVALVSTLAYVPARAAGVQGLGAKSILIGVQVSLTGPASTVGQGFKAGTQMAVDEINAHGGINGRHIDVVYEDDAGTAEGGISAVRRLMDQDKVFAIFGGGTSTSTASVIPLIQQSKFLYYDSLASDPRVLQNYSPYVFSGMTVVRADVAAYAAKVLGQTFKAHTVGFLSSDEAFCTTVLPFMIPRLADQGIKVVLQEKFKSGDTDFTAQANAIKSANPDAMYLCGLPADGGRLLPQLKRAGITSKLLGDTVFGDTVVPKLAGPAADGFYSLWINSEQFMGEKTGPMGEWKMRFAKAFPNPPPNTPNSFSLAGYADFYVFADGLRRAGANPTQDKTVDGLEHVHNFIAGKDSFFTWAVPIGLPRSFRNGDHKGNRECVLIVVKNGDYTRVENFGT
- a CDS encoding amidohydrolase family protein — translated: MKLIDMHSHWGTKRGYVLRTPEQLEQQQHTWRSKPRYYTEEEQAQYFRQSGVRVILDFGFDKGLIGGEARQIHDYAFEYQRTYPDCVIGNWIHVDPKAGRPALDEFEYCLRAGAGFCGLAVSSAGSTAASDPAWEPFYQMCTDAGAPALIFVGTTGAGAGLPGGGGIRLDATHPRHLDEVAASHPDLTIIAARPAWPWQDEMIAIMLHKPNVWYELHGWSPKYHTPALKHEISRRLKDRVMFGADFPLFTYERLVLDWTKEGYAPEILEKIFYRNAERFFEIHSASTKGVKV
- a CDS encoding AMP-binding protein yields the protein MQLLRERLTPAVIKQYETAGLWTQTTACEVLEENARRFPDRIALVDGRLRITYGEYWGAVQRLATKFVEMGITREDVVAIQLPNWTEFAIAVNAAMLVGIPFCQFHADFRAKEVEFILSFAEATCFVFAQEFRGFAYAPMVDEMRARLPRLKHLMMVGDNIPSGTFDLRAFLADRSQKIDDAALRPRRPKGNDLCRVAFTSGTTGDPKAVQHTYNTTICACYVCNRNQLLGEDGATLIFLPVGLNWGLMLIVEAILAGAKAVLMDRFDAGLMMQQIEREKITHFASAPAAVIAMLDHADLKKYDLTSLRAYVVGGASCPIEVILRAEREIPGRLLEMYGMLETGSQAQTLTGDDPERVVGLVGRQVPEVPLRILDENDQDVPVGTAGEIANIGPSVTPGYYNNASANERAFTKDNWFKTGDLGVLDSDGYLKIVGRKKEMIIRGGANIYPREIEEVLFKHPAIADCAVIGTPHPRTGEQVVACVVVRPGMTFGFEEMSAFLAPQIAKYKLPERLEQIEVLPRTPTGKVQKGRLRDLIESKATA
- a CDS encoding SDR family oxidoreductase, which translates into the protein MDLGLRGKAAIVCGSAQGIGFAIARELAQEGAQVTITSRKAENLANAAKKIKELTGADVLQIPGDWTKAADNERVVGDTVAARGRLDILVNNDGAPPLGDLMKFDDAAWLKAIERNFLSAVRMTRLCVPHMQKNAWGRIINITATSAKSPIPQYGLSVSTWAGLFGFAKTLSLEIAGDGITINTIMPGRINTERLEIVLRYEAERSGRDYQEMVAEDVKRIPVGHAGEPEDIAALAAFLCSTRAGYVTGTAIQADGGTIRSLL
- a CDS encoding AMP-binding protein, which encodes MRVPWPERLTPEVVSGFYRSGDWQEQTANETLDRLAQLRPDALALVDSTRRLTFREYQEAAINLASAFLELGLTRDDVIAVQLPNGVDFPITINAAMRAGIPFCQFHHGFRSKEVGFVLEFSRARAVVIPGVHHGFDYAAMIAELRPKLPNLERVIIASDPVPPASQHALAQLAERRPKSDDLCRMAFTSGTTGDPKAVVHTHNTSSCTARSSARDQRMSEQSAMLLFLPVGLNWGLGCTKQSLFSGCKIVYMERFEARKALEIIERERITHFVTAPASLVTMMDAADGGNYDLTSLEVIVSGGASCPIEVMKRAQQRFGARVLEMYGMLESGVQSRTYIEDDYQLVAGTVGRPVREAQVRVCDAEDRLVPAETVGEIECFGPSVMFGYYENPDANKRAFTADGFFRTGDLGVFDTSGLLRIAGRTKEMIIRGGANIYPREIEEVLFEHPKVADCAIVGVPHPRLGETAVACVVLRPGQHFGFDDMIAFLEPRIARYKLPERLIVLDELPRTPTGKVQKPSLAQLVEAK